A genomic region of Lysinibacillus sp. 2017 contains the following coding sequences:
- a CDS encoding ECF transporter S component: MQTSSFTSTSKKTFDLILTSMLISLVFIATFFINIRLPIAANGGLVHLGSAMLFIVSILFGPKKGAIAGAFGMALFDLVSGWTLWAPFTFIARGLQGYIVGKIAWSYHHNGKSLVYNILATISSIPFMLLGYYVCERILYNSWLIPFASIPGNLVQNCVGIFIALLVCSFLKKLSIFQ; encoded by the coding sequence ATGCAAACATCAAGCTTCACAAGCACAAGTAAAAAAACGTTTGACTTGATTCTAACAAGCATGCTCATTTCTCTTGTCTTTATCGCTACTTTTTTTATTAATATCCGTTTACCGATTGCTGCGAATGGTGGGCTCGTTCATCTGGGATCCGCGATGTTATTTATCGTATCTATATTATTTGGTCCAAAAAAAGGGGCAATAGCAGGAGCATTTGGAATGGCTCTTTTTGATTTAGTTTCTGGCTGGACATTATGGGCACCCTTTACGTTTATTGCTCGTGGACTCCAAGGCTACATTGTTGGTAAGATTGCTTGGTCTTATCACCATAATGGAAAGAGCTTAGTATATAACATACTAGCGACAATAAGCTCTATTCCATTTATGCTTCTTGGTTACTATGTTTGCGAACGTATTTTATATAATAGCTGGCTCATTCCTTTTGCCTCAATTCCAGGAAATTTAGTCCAAAATTGCGTCGGCATCTTCATTGCCTTACTCGTATGTAGCTTTTTAAAAAAGCTATCTATTTTCCAATGA
- a CDS encoding TVP38/TMEM64 family protein yields the protein MKKRTLLFRGVCYIACILSILLILYKSGIRISDLSPETILTIAHHNMILVLLIMLVLMSLQNLFTFIPLILVITINIALFGFWKGYLYSCFCSVVGSTVIFLSIRYLFPNLFSSTKMQKYEQKVEKNGFLFVLSGRILPFLPTNLINIVSGLSSMKLSHFVSATTLGNMIYGLVLASASFSVLSISNHNQFLFLVIIGILLIIFVIRFLKKCKTPKTL from the coding sequence ATGAAGAAACGTACATTACTTTTTCGTGGAGTTTGCTATATTGCCTGTATTCTTAGTATTTTACTAATCCTTTATAAAAGTGGAATTCGAATTTCAGACTTATCGCCCGAAACAATCTTAACTATTGCTCACCACAATATGATTTTAGTGTTACTCATTATGTTGGTGCTCATGTCGTTGCAAAACCTTTTTACTTTTATTCCACTCATTCTTGTTATTACGATTAACATTGCACTATTTGGCTTTTGGAAAGGTTATTTATATAGCTGCTTTTGTAGTGTTGTTGGAAGTACAGTTATTTTCTTATCCATTCGTTATCTCTTCCCTAATCTTTTTTCATCAACTAAAATGCAAAAATATGAACAAAAAGTCGAGAAAAACGGCTTCTTATTTGTTCTATCTGGACGCATCTTACCGTTTCTACCAACCAACTTAATCAATATTGTTTCTGGATTAAGCTCGATGAAACTTTCACACTTCGTCTCTGCAACCACTCTTGGTAATATGATTTATGGTTTGGTTTTAGCTTCAGCTTCTTTCAGTGTATTAAGTATTTCAAACCACAATCAATTTCTATTCCTTGTCATTATTGGCATTCTACTCATCATTTTTGTAATCCGCTTTCTGAAAAAATGTAAAACACCCAAAACATTGTAA
- a CDS encoding class I SAM-dependent methyltransferase yields the protein MILIHNSKYLEFLSKFGIGGAHPGGLNLTKKIFKSENINHSSEILDVGCGTGQTAAYLANRYDAKVTGIDVNPTMVAKATRRMKKNHLPVKIIQGSIEKIPLPDRHFDFIISESVLSFVNKPIALNEIFRLLKNGGRFIAIELTMIQRLTEKEEQEIKQFYGFDSLNTKKDWVALLNQAGFEHVHIRKDTSTDSEPDYHFSDDIEPEFYEVMEKHLEMTFKYLNYLDSRIYSCTK from the coding sequence GTGATCCTAATTCACAATTCCAAGTATCTAGAATTCTTATCTAAGTTTGGGATTGGCGGTGCACACCCTGGTGGTCTTAACTTAACAAAGAAAATATTCAAGTCGGAGAACATTAATCATTCTTCTGAAATTTTAGATGTAGGGTGTGGTACTGGCCAAACTGCTGCTTATTTAGCTAATAGATACGATGCAAAAGTAACTGGCATAGATGTCAACCCAACAATGGTGGCAAAGGCCACAAGGAGAATGAAAAAAAATCACTTACCCGTAAAAATAATTCAAGGCTCAATAGAAAAAATCCCGTTACCGGATCGTCATTTTGATTTTATTATTTCTGAATCTGTCCTTTCTTTTGTAAATAAACCTATAGCCCTTAACGAAATCTTTCGGTTATTAAAGAATGGTGGTCGGTTCATTGCAATTGAACTAACGATGATTCAGCGACTAACAGAAAAAGAGGAACAGGAAATCAAACAATTCTATGGTTTTGATTCCCTTAATACGAAAAAAGATTGGGTGGCCTTATTGAATCAGGCCGGTTTTGAACATGTTCATATACGAAAAGATACATCTACTGATTCAGAACCTGATTACCACTTCTCAGACGATATTGAGCCTGAATTTTACGAAGTCATGGAAAAACATTTGGAGATGACCTTTAAGTATCTAAATTATTTGGACTCTCGAATTTATTCATGTACAAAATAA
- a CDS encoding sodium:solute symporter family protein, giving the protein MDSQFLVSLVIILCTFALYIWIAVYNTAKQTSDFYVAGRGIPPIFNGMAIGADWMSAASFIGMAGTIMLLGYDGLAYIMGWTGGYLFLTILLAPQLRKFGRFTVPEFIGDRFNSKAALIIAAICTIIISFTYSIGQLSGSGVVIGRLFEIDAKIGTLIGVVLIAFYAAFGGMKGITWTQVAQYIILIIAYLVPVIFMSLHLTSNPLPWISYGEVLTKMGELDRELGISEYFAPFTNGTKWQFLALMFTLMCGTAGLPHVIVRFYTVGTMKAARWSGAWALVFIGLLYFSAPAYAAFARFILMTEVAGRKIAELPAWTQSWIDTGKLGIADTNGDGILQWLELKIANDIVVMATPEIANLGVFVIGLVAAGAMAAALSTAGGLMISISSSFAHDIYYRIINPQASEKKRLLVGRISIVVATLLAGLIALNPPGAITQIVAWAFALATGTFFPALVLGVWWKRANAKGTMAGMLVGLAVTLLYIFGAKYGHFTILGIIDTGAGVFGAIAAFATNIIVSLSTRAPSQELQDAVINLRYPEQMVYKDGEVYLIEDSSKDTTN; this is encoded by the coding sequence ATGGATAGTCAATTTCTAGTATCACTGGTGATTATATTATGTACATTTGCTTTATATATTTGGATTGCCGTATATAATACGGCTAAGCAAACATCTGATTTCTATGTTGCTGGTCGTGGAATACCTCCTATTTTTAATGGGATGGCAATCGGGGCAGACTGGATGAGTGCAGCATCCTTTATCGGAATGGCTGGTACAATCATGTTACTGGGCTATGATGGATTAGCCTATATTATGGGGTGGACTGGCGGTTACTTATTTTTGACAATATTACTTGCACCTCAGCTTCGTAAATTCGGTCGCTTTACTGTACCTGAATTTATCGGAGACCGTTTTAATAGTAAGGCAGCTCTAATAATAGCTGCTATCTGTACAATTATTATAAGCTTCACGTATTCAATTGGACAGCTATCAGGTTCTGGTGTAGTAATCGGACGTCTCTTTGAAATTGATGCTAAAATAGGAACACTTATCGGTGTTGTGTTAATTGCATTTTATGCAGCATTCGGTGGGATGAAAGGTATTACTTGGACACAAGTAGCACAATATATTATTTTAATTATCGCCTATTTAGTACCTGTTATTTTTATGTCATTACATTTAACTAGTAATCCTTTACCGTGGATTTCCTATGGTGAAGTTTTAACAAAAATGGGAGAACTCGACCGAGAACTCGGAATTTCGGAATATTTTGCACCCTTTACAAACGGAACTAAGTGGCAGTTCTTAGCACTTATGTTTACATTAATGTGTGGTACAGCTGGACTTCCACATGTTATTGTACGTTTTTATACGGTAGGTACTATGAAGGCGGCTCGTTGGTCAGGTGCATGGGCATTAGTTTTTATCGGACTTTTATATTTTAGTGCACCAGCTTATGCAGCCTTTGCTCGTTTTATTTTAATGACGGAAGTCGCTGGTAGAAAAATTGCTGAGTTACCTGCGTGGACTCAATCATGGATTGATACAGGAAAATTAGGAATCGCCGATACGAATGGTGATGGCATTCTTCAATGGCTTGAACTTAAAATCGCCAACGATATTGTCGTAATGGCTACGCCTGAAATCGCAAATCTAGGTGTATTTGTTATTGGACTAGTGGCTGCAGGTGCAATGGCGGCTGCGCTATCTACAGCTGGTGGCTTAATGATTTCGATTTCTTCATCGTTTGCACATGATATTTATTACCGCATCATCAATCCACAAGCATCTGAAAAAAAACGCTTACTTGTAGGTCGTATTTCCATTGTCGTTGCAACACTACTAGCAGGACTTATTGCACTAAACCCACCTGGTGCCATTACACAAATCGTTGCATGGGCATTTGCGCTTGCTACCGGTACTTTCTTCCCTGCGCTCGTACTAGGAGTCTGGTGGAAACGTGCAAATGCAAAAGGAACTATGGCGGGCATGCTTGTTGGTTTAGCTGTGACACTTCTTTACATTTTTGGTGCGAAGTATGGTCACTTTACGATATTAGGTATTATCGATACAGGCGCTGGTGTTTTCGGGGCGATCGCTGCCTTCGCTACTAATATAATTGTGTCACTCTCAACACGTGCCCCTTCCCAAGAACTTCAGGACGCGGTTATAAACCTACGTTATCCAGAACAAATGGTTTATAAAGACGGTGAAGTTTATTTAATTGAAGATTCATCGAAAGATACAACGAATTAA
- a CDS encoding DUF4212 domain-containing protein: MKKIDKKVADAYFREKNRYMLVYFALWFLVSYVVVAFADSLTEFQLLGFPFHYFMGAIGALFTFIVLLFVNAIVGDKIDKKYGIDDERNKEIGSKNMMEH; encoded by the coding sequence ATGAAGAAGATTGATAAAAAAGTTGCTGATGCTTATTTCCGTGAGAAAAATAGGTACATGCTTGTTTATTTTGCTCTTTGGTTTCTTGTGTCTTATGTTGTGGTAGCGTTTGCAGACTCATTAACTGAATTTCAGTTATTGGGATTCCCATTCCACTATTTTATGGGAGCAATTGGAGCATTATTTACTTTCATTGTTTTACTGTTTGTTAATGCGATTGTCGGGGACAAAATTGATAAAAAATATGGGATTGATGATGAACGAAATAAAGAAATAGGTTCAAAAAATATGATGGAGCACTAA
- the rlmH gene encoding 23S rRNA (pseudouridine(1915)-N(3))-methyltransferase RlmH — protein MNITVVSVGKLKEKYLKMGIDEYVKRLGGYAKVDLIEVPDEKAPEQLSEADMDIVKRKEGERILAKINDGTYVIALALDGKMKTSEEMAADLDALMTYGKSKIAFVIGGSLGLHEDVLKRADEKLCFGKMTLPHQLMKLVLVEQIYRSFRIIKGEPYHK, from the coding sequence GTGAATATAACGGTTGTTTCGGTTGGAAAATTAAAAGAAAAGTATTTGAAAATGGGCATTGATGAATATGTAAAGCGTTTAGGTGGCTATGCAAAAGTAGATTTAATCGAAGTGCCTGATGAAAAAGCGCCTGAGCAATTAAGCGAGGCGGATATGGATATCGTCAAACGTAAAGAAGGGGAACGTATCCTTGCAAAAATTAATGACGGAACATATGTGATCGCCCTGGCGTTAGACGGTAAGATGAAGACCAGTGAAGAGATGGCTGCCGATTTAGATGCACTTATGACGTATGGGAAAAGTAAGATTGCCTTTGTTATTGGTGGTTCACTTGGGTTGCACGAAGATGTACTAAAACGCGCGGATGAAAAATTATGCTTTGGTAAGATGACATTACCACATCAGTTAATGAAGCTTGTGTTAGTAGAACAAATTTATCGTAGTTTCCGTATTATTAAAGGAGAACCGTATCATAAATAA
- a CDS encoding CxxH/CxxC protein: protein MKKFSCETHIDHALDVHVAETGDFPMMDLLTEEQKLSTVCSYCEEQATYIVSSK from the coding sequence ATGAAAAAATTTAGCTGTGAAACCCATATAGACCACGCTTTAGATGTGCATGTTGCAGAGACTGGAGATTTTCCAATGATGGATTTATTAACGGAAGAACAAAAGTTATCCACAGTTTGTTCTTATTGTGAAGAACAAGCAACATATATTGTATCAAGTAAATAA
- a CDS encoding S1C family serine protease translates to MSYSPEDEKKSEQDQRMLEFEDRLKREEEEKQKRQNKKNKGGSKFGYFITGLSGVIVGALLLWLLLPSLADQLPGANQVSSSSNHSTGSTISQTATEVTTDVTTAVEKASSAVVGITNIQEVTTNFWNQSAGKEQPVGSGSGVVYKVDGDRAFIITNHHVVEDAKQIEVTLDDGSKAEAQLVGSDIWTDLAVISISSKGIDTVAQFGDSEVLKQGETVIAIGNPLGLDFYGSVTTGVISGKDRSVPVDLNEDGVEDWSTDVLQTDAAINAGNSGGALINIAGELVGINSMKIAESSVEGLGFAIPINSAIPVIEELEQSGQVQRPTMGVSLVDLSEVPSYYQQQNLQIPDEVTSGVVISQVVRGSAAEKAGLQQYDVIVEMDGKKIENAIDLRKHLYNETEIGDTLQMKVYRQGQLVEAHLELVQNAEL, encoded by the coding sequence ATGAGTTACTCTCCTGAAGATGAAAAAAAATCAGAGCAAGATCAACGCATGTTGGAATTTGAGGATCGTTTAAAACGTGAAGAAGAAGAAAAGCAAAAACGTCAAAATAAAAAGAATAAAGGTGGCAGTAAATTCGGTTACTTTATAACGGGATTAAGTGGTGTGATTGTAGGGGCATTATTATTGTGGCTGTTGTTACCATCCTTAGCAGACCAGCTACCAGGAGCTAATCAAGTATCGAGTAGTTCAAATCATTCAACAGGCTCAACGATTAGTCAAACGGCTACAGAAGTGACAACGGATGTCACAACCGCTGTGGAAAAGGCATCGAGCGCAGTTGTTGGAATTACAAACATACAAGAAGTAACAACAAACTTCTGGAACCAAAGCGCAGGTAAAGAACAACCGGTTGGTAGTGGTTCTGGTGTTGTTTACAAAGTAGATGGAGATCGTGCCTTTATCATTACGAATCATCACGTAGTCGAAGACGCAAAACAAATTGAAGTCACATTAGATGATGGCTCTAAAGCGGAGGCACAGCTAGTAGGTAGTGATATTTGGACAGACTTAGCCGTTATCTCGATTTCTAGTAAAGGAATTGATACGGTTGCACAGTTTGGTGATTCGGAAGTTTTAAAACAAGGTGAAACCGTGATTGCAATCGGGAATCCTTTAGGATTAGATTTTTATGGCTCAGTAACGACAGGTGTTATTTCAGGGAAAGATCGTTCGGTACCAGTAGATTTAAATGAAGATGGTGTAGAAGATTGGTCAACAGATGTACTACAAACAGATGCTGCGATTAACGCAGGTAATTCAGGTGGTGCACTTATTAATATCGCCGGTGAACTGGTTGGTATTAACTCAATGAAAATTGCAGAGTCTTCAGTTGAAGGGTTAGGATTTGCTATTCCAATCAATTCGGCGATTCCAGTAATCGAAGAATTAGAACAAAGTGGACAAGTACAACGTCCAACAATGGGTGTTTCATTGGTAGATTTATCAGAAGTGCCATCGTATTATCAACAACAAAATTTACAAATACCAGATGAAGTAACAAGTGGTGTTGTCATTTCACAAGTTGTTCGTGGGTCAGCAGCAGAAAAAGCAGGCTTACAACAATATGATGTCATTGTAGAAATGGATGGCAAAAAAATTGAAAATGCCATTGATCTTCGTAAACATTTATACAATGAAACAGAAATTGGTGATACACTTCAAATGAAGGTTTATCGACAAGGCCAATTAGTAGAAGCACATTTAGAGTTAGTACAAAACGCGGAATTATAG
- a CDS encoding MBL fold metallo-hydrolase, protein MRFSVLASGSTGNAVYVENDQHSFLVDVGLSGKKMEQLFANIDRDMKNLSGILVTHEHSDHIKGLGVVARKYKIPIFANAKTWDAMEGHIGNIPTDLRYHFDMETVKTFGGIDIQSFAVSHDAVDPMFYTFNEDGRKLAVITDTGYVSDRMKGYIAAADSYVFESNHDVSMLQMGRYPWSIKRRILSDVGHVSNEDAAVAMSDVVAEKPTQIYLSHLSKDNNMKELARMSVTQTLESCGIITGEFLHLHDTDAEEPTALVTI, encoded by the coding sequence ATGCGATTTAGCGTTTTAGCAAGTGGGAGTACTGGTAACGCGGTCTATGTTGAAAATGATCAGCATTCATTTTTAGTAGATGTCGGCTTAAGCGGGAAAAAGATGGAACAGCTGTTTGCTAACATTGATCGTGATATGAAAAATTTATCAGGCATTTTAGTAACACATGAGCATAGTGACCATATCAAAGGTTTAGGTGTTGTGGCGAGAAAATATAAGATCCCAATCTTTGCAAATGCAAAAACATGGGATGCGATGGAAGGTCATATCGGCAATATTCCGACTGATTTACGTTACCATTTCGACATGGAAACGGTTAAAACATTTGGTGGAATTGATATTCAATCATTTGCGGTATCACATGACGCGGTGGACCCAATGTTTTATACATTCAATGAAGATGGCCGCAAGCTTGCTGTTATTACCGATACAGGCTATGTAAGCGACCGAATGAAAGGATATATTGCCGCAGCGGATTCTTATGTATTTGAAAGTAATCATGATGTGAGCATGCTTCAAATGGGAAGATATCCATGGAGCATTAAACGCCGTATTTTATCTGATGTCGGTCACGTGTCAAATGAAGATGCAGCCGTTGCAATGAGCGATGTTGTGGCCGAAAAGCCAACACAAATCTACTTGTCCCATTTAAGTAAGGATAATAATATGAAAGAATTGGCGCGTATGAGTGTCACACAAACTTTAGAGTCTTGTGGCATCATTACAGGAGAATTCTTGCACTTACATGATACCGATGCAGAAGAGCCTACAGCGCTGGTGACAATTTAA
- a CDS encoding two-component system regulatory protein YycI — protein sequence MDWNRTKTIFIWVFLILNIFLYTQYLESYNEGEKIEVLGEKTKIESQLKEDNITYISLPNNNDTASYYSGQIKNFQPSEVPYFANQKATIENDSKLVVTMDKPVKLQENGSRDQYTEFVYSYVNKGDSYTLWKLDEEKREAIFFQKVNNLTLYYNMRGYVKIYWNEDGRVYAYEQTILEKHEKLEKQKTLMTPLQVLQILYSNNLLKPDSQILKMNLGYSTIVQLTQTQVFAPTWEVRVNTADKTEEVHFVNAVDGKIVDIQNDLTEVKEEDLEK from the coding sequence ATGGATTGGAATAGAACAAAGACCATTTTTATTTGGGTATTTTTAATATTGAACATCTTTTTATACACACAATACTTAGAGAGTTATAATGAAGGAGAGAAGATTGAAGTTTTAGGAGAAAAAACGAAAATCGAATCTCAGTTGAAGGAAGATAATATTACGTATATTTCCTTACCTAACAACAACGACACGGCTTCTTATTACTCAGGACAAATTAAAAATTTCCAACCTTCTGAAGTACCCTATTTTGCAAATCAAAAGGCCACTATTGAAAATGACAGTAAGCTTGTTGTCACGATGGATAAGCCAGTGAAATTACAGGAAAACGGGTCTCGCGATCAATATACGGAATTTGTTTATAGCTATGTAAACAAAGGAGATTCGTATACGTTATGGAAATTGGATGAAGAAAAGCGTGAAGCAATATTTTTTCAAAAGGTTAACAACTTAACGCTTTATTATAATATGCGTGGCTATGTGAAAATTTATTGGAATGAAGACGGTCGTGTATATGCTTATGAGCAAACAATACTTGAAAAACACGAAAAATTAGAGAAACAAAAAACGTTAATGACACCGCTTCAAGTATTGCAAATTTTATATAGCAATAATCTATTAAAGCCAGATTCTCAAATATTAAAAATGAATCTAGGCTATTCTACAATTGTTCAATTAACACAAACACAAGTATTTGCCCCGACATGGGAAGTACGAGTTAACACAGCAGATAAAACAGAAGAGGTTCATTTTGTAAATGCAGTCGATGGAAAAATCGTCGATATTCAAAATGACTTAACCGAAGTTAAGGAAGAGGATCTCGAAAAGTAA
- a CDS encoding YycH family regulatory protein: MKYIEQTKSFLLTFLVLLSVTLTLMIWSYKPDYELIEESKVEEILIGETKELKDVLKPYRALFRQNDEYYGTVSTNVINSIYDQLSTIHTSQLNLINSDLTDAEINEILRMNNQVTLFFNEEIPIQIFANLLSISDKEVPDASFTRLLVDWSGIEANDQVQLLFLNTEKRTLFRASADVPNTKRFLAEVTEPAKTYSPYTEVERDSLLSLYVTQDPLKSTKYTYFIDETHTDKFKNLLFSDPNIVKGNIESAQSEKYTDGTSLMTVDKQNRIFNYVYPPAESIALIPSERLLSDSFDFVNDHGGFTVDYRLSTMNIGKHMTEYQMFLHGYPIYSNMTMTRIVTTWGENRIFRYRRPYYSIESNADIPSERTVKQLSSGTEVIAGLQNDSESSFEDIDDLVVGYYLTQDLEKDLFLLEPSWFIISNNSWTRILPEHLGGIDNGLE, encoded by the coding sequence ATGAAATATATCGAACAAACGAAATCATTTCTATTAACATTCCTCGTTTTATTAAGTGTTACTCTAACGCTAATGATTTGGAGCTATAAGCCAGATTATGAATTGATTGAGGAATCAAAAGTAGAGGAAATCCTGATCGGTGAAACGAAGGAGTTAAAGGATGTTTTGAAGCCGTACCGTGCACTGTTTCGTCAGAACGATGAATATTATGGCACCGTATCAACCAATGTTATTAATAGCATTTATGATCAATTATCCACGATTCATACAAGCCAATTAAATTTAATTAATAGTGATTTAACAGATGCAGAAATAAATGAAATTTTGCGCATGAATAACCAAGTAACATTATTTTTTAATGAGGAAATACCAATTCAAATATTTGCGAACTTATTATCGATTAGTGATAAGGAAGTACCCGATGCAAGCTTTACACGACTGCTAGTGGATTGGTCAGGTATTGAAGCAAATGATCAAGTGCAATTGCTATTTTTAAATACGGAAAAACGAACTTTATTCCGTGCATCAGCGGATGTTCCGAATACGAAGCGCTTTTTAGCAGAAGTTACGGAGCCTGCTAAAACCTACAGCCCTTATACGGAAGTTGAGCGGGATTCGCTACTTTCACTTTATGTGACGCAAGATCCACTTAAGTCTACTAAATATACGTATTTCATCGATGAGACACATACAGATAAATTTAAAAATTTACTTTTCAGTGATCCAAATATTGTGAAAGGTAATATAGAAAGTGCACAATCAGAAAAGTATACAGATGGTACGTCATTAATGACAGTAGATAAGCAAAACCGAATTTTTAATTATGTGTATCCGCCAGCGGAAAGTATCGCACTGATTCCATCAGAGCGCCTATTATCGGATAGCTTTGACTTTGTGAATGATCATGGTGGATTTACAGTAGATTATCGCCTATCTACAATGAATATTGGAAAGCATATGACGGAGTATCAAATGTTTTTACATGGTTATCCAATTTATAGCAACATGACAATGACACGTATTGTAACAACGTGGGGAGAAAATCGTATTTTCCGTTATCGTCGCCCTTATTATTCAATTGAATCAAATGCGGATATTCCGAGTGAGCGGACTGTTAAACAATTATCATCTGGAACAGAAGTGATTGCAGGTCTTCAAAATGATAGTGAATCTTCATTTGAAGATATCGATGATCTCGTTGTTGGCTATTATTTAACACAAGATTTAGAGAAGGATCTCTTTTTATTAGAGCCAAGTTGGTTCATCATTTCAAATAATTCATGGACGCGCATTTTACCCGAGCATTTAGGGGGTATTGATAATGGATTGGAATAG
- the walK gene encoding cell wall metabolism sensor histidine kinase WalK gives MQKVSFFKSIHVKLVLIYMLLIIIALQIIGIYFSKQLEENLKTSFQDSILQRIELVNYSIREEMLKKLDDSAYEIETSLSVILKEFSKEDINEIIVINNHNRILATSEDENQSLIGHRANYEIIRKAISSETLQDSISLDSESGKRVWVLAAPIRDTVGPNGEILGAIYIESNIEKVYEQLNEINRIFAAGIAVSLVITIILGILVARTITRPISDMRKQAQAMSKGNYSRKVRVYSTDEIGQLAIAFNHLTNRLQEAQSTTEAERRKLASVLSNMTDGVIATDRKGKIILINDPALSLLHETRESTLNRPIASLLGLDQEYSFEDLIHMKDSVNLDFSMNDAPYVLRANFSVIQKETGFVNGLITVLHDITEQEKIDMERREFVANVSHELRTPLTTMRSYLEALADGAWRDENIAPTFLNVTQTETERMIRLVNDLLQLSKMDSQEYELSMEFVEFNKFFTRIIDRFEMSKSQSVEFIRLLPETSYFVEIDTDKLTQVIDNIISNAMKYSPDGGNIRFGFTVHDNMLRVMISDDGMGIPKENVGRIFDRFYRVDRARARSMGGTGLGLAIAREMIEAHGGKIWAESEEGYGTTIFFTLPYELDETGDWE, from the coding sequence ATGCAGAAGGTAAGTTTTTTTAAATCGATCCATGTAAAGCTTGTACTCATTTACATGCTACTGATTATTATAGCTCTTCAAATAATAGGTATTTATTTTTCGAAGCAGTTAGAAGAAAATTTAAAGACGAGTTTCCAAGACTCAATTTTACAACGTATTGAATTAGTTAATTACAGTATACGTGAAGAAATGTTGAAGAAACTGGATGATTCAGCATACGAAATTGAAACGAGTTTGAGTGTTATTTTGAAGGAGTTTTCAAAAGAGGATATCAATGAAATTATCGTTATTAATAATCATAATCGAATTTTAGCCACTTCAGAAGACGAGAACCAATCACTTATTGGACACCGTGCAAATTATGAAATTATTCGTAAGGCGATTTCTTCAGAAACTTTACAGGATTCAATTTCTTTAGATAGTGAATCTGGGAAGCGCGTCTGGGTGTTAGCCGCACCAATTCGAGATACGGTTGGACCAAATGGAGAAATTTTAGGTGCCATTTATATTGAGTCCAATATAGAAAAAGTGTACGAGCAATTAAATGAAATTAACCGTATTTTCGCAGCAGGTATTGCGGTGTCTTTAGTTATTACAATTATTTTAGGGATTTTAGTTGCACGTACAATTACGCGTCCTATTTCAGATATGCGTAAGCAAGCACAGGCAATGTCAAAAGGAAACTATTCACGAAAAGTACGTGTGTATAGTACAGATGAAATCGGTCAACTGGCGATTGCGTTCAACCACTTAACCAATCGTTTACAAGAGGCACAATCGACGACAGAAGCCGAACGACGCAAGTTGGCTAGTGTATTAAGTAATATGACAGATGGTGTTATTGCAACGGACCGAAAAGGCAAAATTATTTTAATTAATGACCCAGCACTTAGCTTACTTCATGAAACGAGAGAATCAACATTAAATCGACCAATTGCATCGCTACTTGGTTTGGATCAAGAATATAGCTTTGAAGATTTGATTCATATGAAGGATTCGGTTAATTTGGATTTCAGTATGAATGATGCACCTTATGTGTTACGTGCAAACTTCTCTGTTATTCAGAAAGAAACGGGCTTTGTGAATGGGTTAATTACAGTGCTTCATGATATTACTGAACAGGAAAAAATTGATATGGAGCGACGAGAATTCGTAGCCAATGTATCGCATGAATTACGTACACCCCTTACAACAATGCGCAGTTATTTAGAAGCATTAGCTGATGGGGCATGGCGTGATGAAAATATTGCCCCAACGTTTTTAAATGTTACACAAACGGAAACTGAGCGCATGATTCGTCTTGTAAATGATTTATTGCAGCTATCAAAAATGGATAGCCAGGAATATGAATTAAGCATGGAATTTGTAGAATTCAATAAATTTTTCACACGTATAATTGATCGCTTTGAAATGTCAAAATCACAAAGTGTAGAATTTATTCGTTTATTGCCAGAAACAAGTTACTTTGTTGAAATTGATACCGATAAGCTGACACAAGTAATCGATAATATTATTTCAAATGCAATGAAATATTCGCCAGATGGTGGGAATATTCGATTTGGCTTTACTGTGCATGATAATATGCTACGCGTAATGATTTCAGATGATGGTATGGGGATTCCGAAAGAAAATGTCGGAAGGATTTTCGATCGTTTCTATCGTGTTGACCGTGCACGTGCTCGTTCTATGGGTGGTACAGGGTTAGGTCTTGCGATTGCGCGTGAAATGATTGAAGCACATGGCGGCAAGATTTGGGCAGAGAGTGAGGAAGGATATGGTACAACGATCTTCTTCACACTACCTTATGAACTTGATGAGACGGGGGATTGGGAATGA